The following coding sequences are from one Streptomyces sp. V3I7 window:
- a CDS encoding TIGR02611 family protein → MNTGSNEPGEVIVARDDAGTDEARNDEGLGSKAPAFIKARRALHVSWQVGVFVVGLAVVGAGIVMLPLPGPGWVVIFAGMAIWATEFVWAQLVLRWTKRKVTEAAQKALDPKVRRRNITLTVIGLVIIAVLGGIYVWKFGVVMPWRIKDQ, encoded by the coding sequence ATGAATACGGGGAGTAACGAACCGGGCGAGGTGATCGTGGCGCGGGACGACGCAGGGACTGACGAGGCGCGGAACGACGAGGGGCTCGGCTCCAAGGCGCCCGCGTTCATCAAGGCGCGCCGTGCCCTGCACGTGAGCTGGCAGGTCGGGGTCTTCGTGGTCGGCCTCGCGGTCGTGGGCGCCGGCATCGTCATGCTGCCGCTGCCCGGACCCGGCTGGGTCGTGATCTTCGCCGGCATGGCGATCTGGGCGACCGAGTTCGTCTGGGCCCAGCTCGTCCTGCGCTGGACCAAGCGCAAGGTCACCGAGGCGGCGCAGAAGGCCCTCGACCCCAAGGTCCGCCGCCGCAACATCACCCTGACCGTGATCGGTCTGGTGATCATCGCGGTGCTGGGCGGGATCTACGTCTGGAAGTTCGGCGTCGTGATGCCCTGGCGGATCAAGGACCAGTGA